From one Pirellulales bacterium genomic stretch:
- a CDS encoding tyrosine-type recombinase/integrase, with translation MPHVKVISVAGRENLVLRWLDPITGQWKQRTAGTANRRRADRVAADLEAEIAAGKYSTRDISWSDFRTRYEEEQAVFLGAKTQGIASTAMNQLEVLLRPKRLADVTTAALSTLQARMKNAGLRDATIGGYLGHISAALKWSADIGLLAKVPRVRRLRGSKGRDSLARGRPLTQDEFDAMLAKVPDVRPGDAERWKRYLTGLWLSGLRLGESLALGWDDAAAIKVDLSGRHPRFRIWAEAEKGRRDRLLAMTPDFAELILKTPDSERRGLVFPLGRQPGEQMTDKRVSRAITEIGRMAGVIVNQDQDKPASAHDMRRSFATRWASRVMPALLQKLLRHASIETTLKYYVGLDADDMADGLWQKWGDGER, from the coding sequence ATGCCTCACGTAAAGGTCATCTCCGTTGCGGGCCGGGAAAATCTCGTCCTGCGCTGGCTGGATCCAATCACTGGCCAATGGAAGCAACGAACTGCTGGTACGGCCAACCGTCGCAGAGCCGATCGCGTAGCTGCGGACCTTGAAGCAGAAATTGCGGCCGGCAAGTATTCCACGCGAGATATCTCGTGGTCGGATTTTCGCACTCGCTACGAAGAAGAGCAGGCCGTGTTCCTGGGCGCCAAGACGCAAGGCATCGCCTCGACGGCCATGAATCAGCTTGAGGTTCTGCTGCGGCCCAAGCGGCTTGCCGACGTCACGACTGCCGCGCTGTCGACTCTGCAAGCCAGGATGAAAAACGCCGGACTACGGGATGCGACGATCGGCGGCTACTTGGGACACATCTCGGCTGCGTTGAAGTGGAGCGCGGACATCGGACTACTGGCCAAGGTGCCACGCGTTCGGAGGCTGCGCGGGTCGAAGGGCCGTGATAGCCTAGCCCGGGGCCGGCCGCTGACGCAGGACGAGTTCGACGCCATGCTAGCCAAGGTGCCCGACGTGCGCCCCGGCGACGCCGAGCGATGGAAACGGTATCTGACCGGGCTCTGGCTGAGCGGACTCCGCCTCGGCGAATCGCTGGCCCTGGGGTGGGATGATGCGGCAGCGATCAAGGTCGACCTGTCGGGCCGGCATCCGCGCTTCCGCATTTGGGCCGAAGCCGAGAAGGGCCGGCGTGATCGCCTGCTGGCCATGACGCCCGACTTCGCCGAGCTGATCTTGAAGACTCCCGACAGCGAGCGGCGCGGCTTGGTGTTCCCGCTCGGCCGGCAGCCTGGCGAGCAGATGACCGACAAGCGCGTGTCGCGTGCAATCACCGAGATCGGCCGGATGGCCGGCGTGATCGTCAACCAAGACCAGGACAAGCCGGCCAGTGCTCACGACATGCGGCGATCGTTCGCGACACGCTGGGCCAGTCGTGTGATGCCCGCCCTGCTCCAAAAGCTTCTCCGGCACGCATCGAT